From Microplitis mediator isolate UGA2020A chromosome 11, iyMicMedi2.1, whole genome shotgun sequence, one genomic window encodes:
- the LOC130677177 gene encoding deoxynucleotidyltransferase terminal-interacting protein 2, giving the protein MNFIIDTQGEENNLSTSQFIDSDDELDFDNFSFEIPEDAEKPKKTKNSREIDIEELDSFMGWNESEKNSKVRGKIRTKELKVPVAAETPAEDPVEKEVKECLKKAVVGPGFEQLETVPRYEVSRRRQTIERKREREKTKGSKWFHMPATEMTPEIRHDLQVIQMRSVLDPKHFYKKNDIKALPKYFQIGKVLDSPVEYFSGRLSNKERKRTLVDELMADAEFAKYNKKKYKEIIKEQGVGLKKAHARAKRLKKKK; this is encoded by the exons atgaattttataattgacaCACAAggagaagaaaataatttaagtacaaGTCAATTTATTGACAGCGACGACGAGCTCGATTTTGATAATTTca gTTTTGAAATACCCGAGGATGCTGAGAAgcctaaaaaaacaaaaaactccAGAGAAATAGACATAGAGGAGTTGGATTCATTTATGGGATGGAACGagtcggaaaaaaattcaaaagttcgCGGGAAAATTCGAACTAAAGAATTAAAAGTTCCCGTTGCTGCTGAAACTCCAGCTGAAGATCCAGTAGAAAAAGAAGTAAAAGAATGTCTTAAAAAGGCAGTAGTTGGTCCAGGATTCGAGCAGCTGGAGACAGTGCCGAGGTACGAAGTCAGCAGAAGGCGGCAGACAATCGAGCGAAAGCGCGAGCGCGAAAAAACCAAGGGCTCGAAATGGTTCCACATGCCAGCAACTGAAATGACTCCAGAAATTCGACACGATCTTCAGGTGATCCAGATGCGGTCTGTTCTCGATCCCAAACATTTCTACAAAAAGAATGACATCAAAGCGCTGCCGAAGTACTTCCAGATTGGAAAAGTCCTCGACTCGCCGGTTGAATATTTCAGCGGGCGGCTTTCGAACAAAGAACGCAAGAGAACTCTCGTTGACGAGCTTATGGCTGACGCTGAATTTGCTAAATATAACAAGAAAAAGTACAAGGAGATTATCAAAGAACAAGGAgttggattaaaaaaagctCACGCCCGCGCGAAACgtcttaagaaaaaaaaataa